In Pseudoalteromonas translucida KMM 520, the following are encoded in one genomic region:
- a CDS encoding YcgL domain-containing protein, producing MLTAVYKSKKKADSFLFVEKRDDFTKVPEPLMAMFGQPKYVMLINLAKREVLGTADLETVKEALTEKGYYLQIPPPQENLLSQLRKENGAEND from the coding sequence ATGCTCACTGCGGTATATAAAAGTAAGAAAAAAGCGGATAGCTTCTTATTTGTTGAAAAAAGAGATGATTTTACTAAAGTTCCGGAACCTTTAATGGCTATGTTTGGTCAACCTAAATATGTGATGCTGATAAACCTAGCAAAACGTGAGGTGTTAGGTACAGCTGATTTAGAAACCGTAAAAGAAGCATTGACAGAAAAAGGGTATTATTTACAAATACCGCCTCCGCAAGAGAATCTGTTAAGCCAATTGCGAAAAGAAAACGGAGCCGAGAATGATTAA
- the minD gene encoding septum site-determining protein MinD, with translation MAKIIVVTSGKGGVGKTTSSAAIGTGLALKGYKTVIIDFDIGLRNLDLIMGCERRVVYDFVNVINGEAKLNQALIKDKRVDKLFLLPASQTRDKDALTREGVERVLNELKEDFDYIVCDSPAGIEAGAMMAMYFADEAIVTTNPEVSSVRDSDRILGILHSKSKRAEEGLENIKEHLLITRYNPDRVSKGEMLSVEDIQDILAIDLLGVIPESQAVLSASNSGQPVILDSESDAGQAYADAISRLLGETVDFRFLDVEKKGLFKRIFGG, from the coding sequence ATGGCAAAAATTATTGTCGTTACCTCGGGTAAAGGCGGTGTTGGTAAAACAACGTCAAGTGCCGCAATTGGCACAGGCTTAGCATTAAAAGGCTACAAAACAGTTATTATCGATTTCGATATTGGTTTACGTAACCTTGATTTAATCATGGGTTGTGAACGTCGTGTAGTGTATGACTTTGTAAACGTAATTAATGGTGAAGCCAAATTAAACCAAGCACTTATTAAAGATAAGCGCGTTGATAAACTATTTTTACTTCCTGCGTCGCAAACACGTGATAAAGATGCCCTAACACGTGAAGGTGTTGAGCGCGTACTTAACGAATTAAAAGAAGATTTTGATTACATTGTTTGTGATTCACCAGCGGGTATTGAAGCTGGCGCTATGATGGCAATGTACTTTGCCGATGAAGCAATTGTAACAACAAATCCTGAAGTATCCTCAGTGCGAGATTCAGATCGTATTTTAGGTATTTTACACAGTAAGTCTAAGCGCGCTGAAGAAGGCTTAGAAAATATAAAAGAACATCTATTAATTACTCGCTACAACCCAGATCGTGTTTCGAAAGGTGAAATGTTATCGGTTGAAGATATTCAGGATATTTTAGCGATTGATTTATTAGGCGTTATTCCTGAGTCTCAAGCAGTATTAAGTGCATCTAACTCTGGCCAACCTGTTATTTTAGACAGCGAATCTGATGCAGGCCAAGCTTATGCAGACGCTATTAGCCGCTTACTAGGTGAGACTGTCGACTTTCGCTTCTTAGATGTAGAGAAAAAAGGTTTATTCAAACGGATATTTGGAGGTTAA
- a CDS encoding TonB-dependent receptor produces MVNNNSGKIIKNASGFKKQRTHRSPASLFKASLISCAVLGVLSSNVYAETTDEEIEVIQVRGIYSSTAKNLLLKRTSNSVVDAITAEDVGKFPDKNIADSLQRVSGVMIDRSGGEGNRVSIRGTSSDWTLTQLNGNYIASSDSGVPSRSFNYALLPANMISSVEVYKSPEARIDEGGIGGTVILHTRKPLEMEANEGVVSAEFTYADVTEKTEPQLNLLYSWKNQESTFGILAGFTRQDRTVKTISNDALHWRLHSDTVEGAERPAIVDQATGEVYNNVWAPRAMVVNNSTQDRTRDGYQLAVQWTPSANLELNLNYFGAKVGYDEAGQGITFAEWNDNHNPYFGVQLDGDTVIGYGNADNGLLNDQNWGDADVNNGVAIRRGLLSPQLTGREKIGESNSDTFDFEGIYHGDTFTASFKVGRTQAEGGTSKETYANIDARQGSVNSWHWSTVGGKPSYDISTDLASDKKAYQYYDWFDSFSSENKDTEDYVQTDIKFDVDSSIFTTIFTGVKYRDHQIEGLRNDFRWDDGIADNGGYRGYLPGTEWFHNPDFHPDPESLVSDNVVDNSAGNTGAFDFLALDFAAMNAYLLNNFTQTVVPTLAGTYTLEEKIWSAYAQSNFEWQDFRGNIGVRYVKTDLSTLTYDDVIGQDDDNITPNNRSSNNSEFLPSFNLAWDASTDIVVRFAAARTMSRVSYADLSQAESYGPPVNINSPDSWTGRGTGTAANTGLEPMISDQFDLGFEWYYGEGSALGATLFTKDIANLPISSVEIVQREHACCNGPIEVEMNTKVGGGDASSDGVELFFQHSFESGFGVLGNYTYTETSSSKVSTDGQVTEAEIPGTAKHQYNLSVYFENDDFSVRASYNWKDDRANGIHQGYNLYTKAYGQLDVNAGYNINESLSITASIVNLTEELEEGYWKQSNRFTYNKYSGRRFYLGANYKF; encoded by the coding sequence ATGGTTAATAATAACAGTGGAAAAATAATAAAAAACGCCTCAGGATTTAAAAAACAGAGAACACACCGCTCTCCTGCATCTTTATTCAAAGCATCATTAATTAGTTGCGCTGTTTTAGGCGTGCTTTCATCTAATGTATATGCAGAAACGACTGATGAAGAAATTGAAGTAATCCAAGTAAGAGGAATTTACTCGAGTACAGCTAAAAACTTATTGCTTAAGCGTACATCAAATTCTGTTGTTGATGCTATTACCGCTGAAGATGTGGGTAAGTTTCCAGATAAAAACATTGCAGATTCTCTTCAACGTGTATCAGGGGTAATGATTGACCGAAGTGGCGGTGAGGGAAACCGCGTTAGTATTCGTGGTACCTCATCAGACTGGACGTTAACTCAATTAAATGGCAACTATATTGCCTCGTCAGATTCTGGCGTTCCATCGCGCAGTTTTAACTATGCTTTATTACCAGCAAATATGATTAGCAGTGTTGAGGTTTATAAAAGCCCCGAAGCACGAATAGATGAAGGCGGAATTGGTGGCACAGTCATTTTACACACGCGAAAACCGTTAGAAATGGAAGCTAATGAAGGCGTTGTTAGTGCCGAATTTACTTATGCGGATGTTACTGAGAAAACAGAACCACAGCTTAACTTACTGTATTCATGGAAAAATCAAGAATCAACATTTGGTATTCTTGCTGGGTTTACACGACAAGATAGAACAGTAAAAACGATTTCGAATGATGCGTTACATTGGCGATTACACTCAGATACAGTTGAAGGAGCAGAGCGTCCTGCAATAGTGGATCAGGCAACCGGGGAGGTTTACAATAATGTCTGGGCGCCTAGAGCTATGGTTGTCAATAATTCGACTCAAGATCGTACTCGTGATGGTTATCAGCTAGCAGTGCAGTGGACCCCGAGTGCAAATTTAGAGTTAAACCTAAATTATTTTGGGGCTAAAGTAGGCTACGATGAAGCCGGGCAAGGTATTACTTTTGCAGAGTGGAACGATAACCATAATCCATATTTTGGTGTGCAATTAGACGGTGATACTGTTATTGGTTACGGCAATGCAGATAATGGCCTGCTCAATGATCAAAACTGGGGAGATGCCGATGTTAATAATGGTGTTGCTATACGCCGTGGTTTGTTATCGCCGCAATTAACAGGTCGTGAAAAAATTGGTGAATCAAATTCAGATACCTTTGATTTTGAAGGGATCTACCATGGCGACACATTTACAGCATCTTTTAAAGTAGGTCGCACCCAAGCCGAGGGTGGTACCTCAAAAGAAACATACGCCAATATAGATGCCCGTCAAGGCTCAGTAAATAGCTGGCATTGGTCAACGGTTGGTGGCAAGCCCAGTTACGACATTTCAACAGATCTGGCCTCGGATAAAAAAGCATATCAATACTATGATTGGTTTGACTCATTCTCATCTGAAAATAAAGACACTGAAGATTACGTACAAACAGATATTAAGTTCGATGTAGACAGCAGTATATTCACCACTATTTTCACAGGTGTTAAATATCGAGATCATCAAATTGAAGGCTTAAGAAATGACTTCCGATGGGATGATGGTATAGCTGATAACGGTGGTTATCGTGGCTATTTACCAGGCACAGAATGGTTTCATAACCCTGACTTTCACCCAGATCCTGAGTCACTCGTTAGCGATAACGTGGTTGATAACAGTGCGGGTAATACAGGAGCATTTGATTTTCTTGCACTAGATTTTGCAGCAATGAATGCCTATCTTCTAAATAACTTCACTCAAACAGTGGTTCCTACTTTAGCGGGTACTTATACGTTAGAAGAAAAAATATGGTCGGCTTATGCTCAGTCTAATTTTGAATGGCAAGATTTTAGAGGGAATATAGGTGTAAGATACGTTAAAACAGATTTATCAACTCTTACTTACGATGATGTAATTGGTCAAGATGACGATAATATAACACCTAATAATCGCAGCAGTAATAACAGTGAGTTTTTACCTAGCTTTAACTTAGCATGGGATGCAAGTACTGATATTGTGGTTCGATTTGCTGCTGCACGTACTATGTCTCGAGTAAGTTATGCTGATTTGAGTCAAGCTGAGTCTTATGGCCCGCCTGTAAATATTAACTCACCAGACTCATGGACAGGTAGAGGTACGGGGACAGCTGCTAATACTGGTTTAGAGCCTATGATATCAGATCAGTTTGATCTAGGATTTGAGTGGTATTACGGTGAGGGTTCGGCGCTAGGAGCGACTTTATTTACCAAAGATATTGCTAACTTGCCAATTTCCAGTGTAGAAATTGTGCAGCGTGAACATGCTTGTTGTAACGGCCCAATTGAGGTGGAAATGAACACCAAAGTTGGTGGCGGTGATGCAAGCTCTGACGGAGTAGAACTTTTCTTCCAGCACTCATTTGAAAGTGGCTTTGGTGTACTTGGAAACTACACATATACAGAAACCAGCAGTAGTAAAGTATCAACTGACGGCCAAGTAACTGAAGCTGAAATTCCGGGTACGGCTAAGCATCAATATAATCTTTCAGTTTACTTTGAAAATGATGACTTTAGTGTACGAGCATCTTATAACTGGAAGGACGACAGGGCTAATGGTATTCATCAAGGCTATAACTTATATACTAAAGCATACGGTCAATTAGATGTTAACGCTGGTTATAATATTAATGAAAGCCTTTCAATCACGGCCTCTATTGTTAATTTAACTGAAGAGCTTGAAGAAGGCTATTGGAAACAAAGTAACCGCTTTACTTATAATAAATATTCAGGCCGACGCTTTTACTTAGGTGCAAATTATAAATTTTAA
- a CDS encoding copper homeostasis protein CutC, with the protein MRNNLEICLSADELDKLASNIHIAFTCGASRVELCSAMHLDGLTPSIAAIKVARENMPHDGDLLVMIRPISNLFEVDRALLSTMLEQIESAAKLGATGVVFGAISHGKLDIKTTRTLVKHAQKYHLSVTFHRAFDCIENWQDALNLFIELGISRVLTNGTKWLSNTSVIQNIQHLKTLINFADNRIEVVIGGGVTCSNAAKLWQIATHNNNQVSLHVHSAVYKQDGYLDPLAVRTLAEIIGKKNER; encoded by the coding sequence ATGCGTAATAATTTGGAAATCTGCTTAAGCGCAGATGAACTTGATAAGTTAGCTAGTAATATTCACATTGCATTTACCTGTGGTGCAAGCAGAGTAGAACTGTGTAGTGCCATGCATCTTGATGGCCTAACTCCTAGCATTGCAGCGATTAAGGTTGCCCGTGAAAATATGCCACATGACGGTGACTTATTAGTAATGATAAGACCCATTAGCAATTTATTTGAAGTCGATAGAGCACTGCTATCTACTATGTTAGAACAAATTGAAAGTGCGGCTAAGTTAGGTGCAACAGGAGTTGTATTTGGTGCTATTAGTCACGGTAAACTCGATATTAAAACCACTAGAACACTGGTAAAACATGCACAAAAATATCACCTCAGTGTTACTTTTCATCGCGCATTCGATTGTATTGAAAACTGGCAAGACGCTCTCAATTTATTCATAGAACTTGGCATTAGTCGTGTATTAACTAACGGAACAAAGTGGCTTAGTAACACTAGCGTAATACAAAATATACAACACTTAAAAACGCTAATAAACTTTGCTGACAATCGAATAGAGGTCGTTATTGGTGGTGGAGTTACTTGCAGTAATGCAGCTAAACTGTGGCAAATAGCAACACATAACAATAATCAAGTTTCGCTGCATGTGCACTCTGCTGTATATAAACAAGATGGGTATTTAGATCCTTTAGCAGTGCGCACTCTTGCTGAAATAATAGGAAAAAAGAATGAACGATAA
- a CDS encoding AraC family transcriptional regulator, with translation MDEDKIITKAGIHQLIAAFDLLPDILFWVKDTQSRILHCNQHFIEHQGFKSLDQILLKTDFDFSPKHLAFQYVNDDKRVMQGHVVTDRLELNQTLSGELAWFSTSKQVLRGDNDTILGTYGVTRHLEKTSKALSHVRVIEEPVEYIRKYYHRTITIDELATLAHLSVSALERRFKKHLAKTPNQFINEIRLENARKLLVETRLPISQIAYQCGFSEPSYFSKQFRRLFGEIPSQLRNKIED, from the coding sequence ATGGATGAAGATAAAATTATAACTAAAGCGGGTATACACCAATTAATAGCCGCATTTGACCTACTACCTGATATTTTGTTTTGGGTTAAAGATACGCAAAGTAGAATTTTACATTGCAATCAACATTTTATTGAGCACCAAGGATTTAAGTCACTTGATCAAATTTTACTAAAAACTGATTTTGACTTTTCCCCAAAGCATCTGGCTTTTCAATATGTAAATGATGATAAACGGGTTATGCAGGGTCATGTTGTTACCGACAGACTTGAACTTAATCAAACACTAAGTGGTGAATTAGCGTGGTTTTCTACTTCTAAACAGGTACTTAGAGGGGATAATGATACTATTTTAGGCACCTATGGCGTAACTCGTCACTTAGAAAAAACATCTAAAGCATTATCTCATGTTAGGGTAATTGAAGAGCCCGTTGAATACATCAGAAAATACTATCATCGTACAATAACTATTGATGAACTCGCTACATTAGCGCACCTTTCAGTAAGTGCATTAGAGCGGCGTTTTAAAAAACATCTAGCTAAAACGCCGAATCAATTTATTAACGAAATCCGCCTTGAAAATGCACGTAAGCTGTTAGTTGAAACACGCTTACCTATTTCACAAATTGCCTATCAATGTGGTTTTTCGGAGCCGAGTTATTTTAGTAAGCAATTTAGGCGGTTGTTCGGTGAAATACCGTCTCAATTACGTAATAAAATAGAAGATTAA
- a CDS encoding GbsR/MarR family transcriptional regulator, with the protein MSLSDKNFSFVMHCGEMGSRWGFNRTIGQMCGLLIITKNPMTANQIAESLSISRGNVSMGIKELQSWQLIKVQHIPGDRKEYYAPAGDIWDMANRVFEERKKREVEPTLSLLRDNLLDTANNEDELYAQKQMGEIHNLLETVTKWSSELQRLTPEQLNKLMKLGSGIGKVIDLKDKIFKKE; encoded by the coding sequence ATGAGTTTATCCGACAAAAATTTTTCCTTTGTAATGCACTGTGGTGAAATGGGTAGCCGCTGGGGATTCAATCGTACTATTGGACAAATGTGTGGCTTATTGATTATTACTAAAAATCCGATGACCGCAAACCAAATTGCAGAATCCCTCAGTATTTCACGCGGTAATGTTAGTATGGGCATTAAAGAGCTCCAATCGTGGCAGCTAATTAAAGTACAACATATTCCTGGCGACAGAAAAGAATATTATGCCCCTGCGGGTGATATTTGGGACATGGCTAACCGGGTGTTCGAAGAACGTAAAAAACGCGAAGTAGAGCCTACTCTAAGCTTACTGCGTGATAACCTGTTAGACACAGCAAACAACGAAGATGAACTTTACGCACAAAAACAAATGGGCGAAATTCATAACTTGCTTGAAACAGTGACTAAATGGTCGTCTGAACTACAGCGTTTAACTCCTGAGCAACTTAATAAGCTAATGAAGCTAGGCTCTGGTATCGGTAAGGTAATTGATTTAAAAGATAAAATATTTAAGAAAGAGTAA
- the minE gene encoding cell division topological specificity factor MinE has product MSLLDYFRSEKKNSASLAKERLQIIVAHERSQRGTPDYLPQLKQDILDVIRKYVNVSSDAVQVQFDQNEDDLAVLELNVTLPDEEPKV; this is encoded by the coding sequence GTGTCTTTACTTGACTACTTCCGCTCAGAAAAGAAAAACAGTGCGTCATTAGCAAAAGAGCGATTGCAGATCATAGTCGCGCACGAACGTTCTCAACGAGGAACGCCGGATTACTTGCCACAATTAAAACAAGATATTTTAGATGTGATCCGTAAATACGTTAACGTGAGCAGTGACGCAGTCCAAGTTCAATTTGATCAGAACGAAGATGACTTAGCCGTACTTGAGCTAAACGTAACCTTGCCTGACGAAGAGCCAAAAGTATAA
- the minC gene encoding septum site-determining protein MinC, translated as MSEQIFELKGNLFTLSVLHLYSTDINLLAEQLYIKIAQAPKFFEGAPIVVNLNEIKNNSLDFVHLKSLLERMSFNAIGVCNGSDEQHTQAKAAGLSVLNYSQDVKSESVKKEPNTSIVEKTVHLPAQIINGTVRSGQQVYAKDRDLVVLGAVSHGAEVIADGNVHIYGTLRGRAIAGAKGFKNAHIFCNRLEAELVSINGNYWISDSLQGEHWGSAVQIQQKNESLEISALVKG; from the coding sequence ATGTCAGAACAAATTTTTGAGCTAAAAGGGAATCTTTTTACGTTATCAGTTTTACATCTTTATAGTACTGATATAAATCTTTTAGCAGAGCAACTGTATATAAAAATAGCCCAAGCACCCAAGTTTTTTGAAGGTGCGCCTATTGTTGTTAACTTAAATGAGATAAAAAATAACTCTCTCGATTTTGTCCATTTAAAATCATTACTTGAGCGCATGAGCTTTAATGCGATTGGTGTATGTAATGGCTCAGACGAGCAACATACGCAAGCAAAAGCTGCTGGCCTATCGGTATTAAATTATTCACAAGACGTTAAGAGTGAATCTGTTAAAAAAGAACCCAATACATCTATTGTTGAAAAAACAGTGCACTTGCCTGCACAAATAATTAATGGCACGGTACGCTCTGGTCAGCAAGTTTATGCAAAAGATCGCGATTTAGTGGTACTAGGTGCTGTAAGTCATGGCGCAGAAGTTATTGCTGATGGCAACGTACATATATACGGAACCCTGCGTGGCAGAGCAATCGCTGGCGCAAAAGGGTTTAAAAACGCACATATATTTTGTAATCGCTTAGAAGCAGAACTTGTTTCTATTAATGGCAATTACTGGATCAGTGATTCTCTGCAAGGTGAACACTGGGGTAGCGCTGTGCAGATACAACAAAAAAATGAATCATTAGAAATTTCAGCTTTGGTTAAAGGATAA
- a CDS encoding BadF/BadG/BcrA/BcrD ATPase family protein — protein sequence MNDNTSTALFLGIDGGGTKCKVRLENAQGKLLAEAISGPANIATSIEVAQKSIIAATHTVLSKANLPTTAISSIVACAGLAGANIKSAMLVMRDWQHPFAELSLTTDIDIACQGAHFNEPGAVIILGTGFCAGAKKSNKCIDFGGYGLLLSDGASGGWLGLNLFRYALEVTDGLLPTSPLINALLAQINCTSSSDITQIALKAKPAYFASFAPLVFSMPDDPYAKSLLQYAAKFITRYVDHLVSMGYPRVSLIGGTAVKITPWLTAQTQQYLSKAKSTPEQGAIQLAKHNHKIL from the coding sequence ATGAACGATAATACATCTACTGCGCTATTTTTAGGCATTGACGGTGGCGGTACAAAGTGTAAAGTTAGGCTCGAAAATGCCCAAGGTAAACTATTAGCTGAAGCTATAAGTGGGCCTGCAAATATTGCCACTTCTATTGAGGTGGCGCAAAAGTCAATTATTGCAGCAACACATACAGTATTAAGCAAAGCAAACTTACCTACCACCGCAATATCATCCATTGTGGCTTGCGCTGGACTTGCTGGAGCGAATATAAAAAGCGCTATGCTAGTAATGCGCGATTGGCAACATCCATTTGCCGAACTGAGCTTAACCACAGACATAGATATTGCCTGCCAAGGGGCTCATTTTAATGAACCTGGAGCCGTAATTATTTTAGGTACTGGATTTTGTGCAGGAGCTAAAAAATCTAATAAATGCATAGACTTTGGTGGCTATGGCTTACTGTTAAGCGATGGTGCAAGTGGCGGATGGTTAGGATTAAACTTATTTCGCTATGCGTTAGAAGTAACCGATGGTTTGTTACCAACTAGCCCATTAATTAATGCGCTTTTAGCACAAATTAACTGTACCTCTAGTAGCGACATCACTCAAATAGCACTTAAAGCAAAGCCTGCTTACTTTGCCAGTTTTGCTCCTTTAGTGTTTTCTATGCCTGATGATCCCTATGCTAAATCACTTTTACAATATGCCGCTAAATTTATAACCCGCTATGTAGATCACCTAGTGAGTATGGGTTACCCCAGGGTTTCTTTAATCGGTGGTACAGCAGTAAAAATTACGCCTTGGTTAACTGCACAAACACAACAGTACCTTAGCAAAGCTAAATCGACTCCTGAGCAAGGTGCAATTCAATTAGCAAAACACAACCATAAAATACTTTAA
- a CDS encoding lytic murein transglycosylase: MIKKLAIILCGVCLSTSVMAKTQAEFQTYLDALKQEAIAKGYDSQLIDQAFAGASYKEKIVSADKNQPEVKETLETYLPKRVPQWKIDRARKLYAENQEVLEKVAKDFGVQARFIVAIWGLESNFGAIQGGHNVISSLVTLAFDGRRETMYKKQLWAALDILKSGHITLDKFKGSWAGAMGQTQFMPTSFNAYAVDYNNDGRKDIWTTKEDAFASIANYLKQEGWNDSLTWGRQIKLPENFDSKYVLVRGTKTRKQWLEFWNDSERSLAEWQALGVRRADGSDLPNVDVRAALVMPDDMNGRMYLAYDNYKVFMHWNRSYYFATSVGYLSDRIGYPKI; encoded by the coding sequence ATGATTAAAAAATTAGCCATAATTTTATGTGGAGTATGTTTAAGCACATCTGTAATGGCAAAAACCCAAGCTGAATTTCAAACATATTTAGATGCTTTAAAGCAAGAAGCAATTGCAAAGGGTTACGACAGCCAGCTTATTGATCAAGCATTTGCTGGTGCAAGCTATAAAGAAAAAATAGTATCTGCTGATAAAAATCAGCCAGAAGTCAAAGAAACGCTTGAAACCTATTTACCTAAACGTGTACCGCAATGGAAAATTGATCGTGCCCGTAAATTATACGCCGAAAATCAAGAAGTGCTGGAAAAAGTAGCTAAAGACTTTGGCGTGCAAGCGCGCTTTATTGTGGCAATTTGGGGCCTTGAAAGTAACTTTGGTGCTATACAAGGTGGCCATAATGTAATTTCATCGCTCGTTACGCTCGCATTCGATGGTCGCCGCGAAACCATGTATAAAAAACAGCTTTGGGCTGCGCTTGATATTTTAAAGTCAGGGCACATTACCCTTGATAAGTTTAAAGGCTCTTGGGCAGGTGCTATGGGGCAAACGCAATTTATGCCAACCTCATTTAACGCTTACGCGGTTGACTATAATAACGATGGTCGCAAAGATATTTGGACGACCAAAGAAGATGCATTCGCCTCTATTGCTAATTACCTAAAGCAAGAAGGTTGGAACGACTCGCTTACATGGGGTCGCCAGATTAAGTTACCAGAAAATTTTGACAGTAAATACGTGCTAGTGCGTGGTACTAAAACGCGCAAGCAATGGTTAGAATTTTGGAATGATTCAGAACGTTCATTAGCCGAATGGCAAGCATTAGGTGTGCGCCGTGCAGATGGTAGTGATCTGCCAAATGTAGATGTGCGAGCAGCGTTGGTAATGCCAGATGATATGAATGGTCGTATGTACTTAGCCTACGATAACTATAAAGTATTTATGCACTGGAATCGCTCATACTACTTTGCTACCAGTGTAGGTTACTTGTCAGACAGAATTGGCTATCCAAAAATATAA